Within Clostridia bacterium, the genomic segment CGAAGGATTTGCGTTAGACTGTGCCGGATCGGTGACATTCCGATCCGGTATTTTCACTTTAAGGATGAGTACAGAAATGGCGATCAACCAGGGATTGCTGGCGGAGTTCGATCACGAAGCGCTAGGAACGCGCACGACATTGGAGCGCGTGCCTGAAGACAAGTTTGGATGGAAGCCTCATCCGAAGTCGCCCACCATGGGCTGGCTCGCTTCCCACGTTGCAAACTTGCCGTCCTGGACGGCCATGACGCTCGAGCAGGACAGCGTTGACATTGCGCCTGCCGGGCCGGAGCGACCACGTTCACCCGAGGCGAAGTCGCGCGCCGAGTTGCTGGAGTCTTTCGACCAGAATGTGGCGAAGGCCCGTGAAGTGCTCGCGCGAACCGCCGATGAGGCGATGATGAAGCCATGGTCGCTGCTCAAGGGCGGCGAGACCATCTTCACGCAGCCCCGCATCGCCGTGCTGCGCGGCTTCGTCTTCAATCACCTCATCCACCATCGGGCACAGCTGACGGTGTACCTGCGTTTGAATGACATCCCCGTGCCTGCCCTCTACGGACCTTCGGCGGATGAAGGACAAATGTA encodes:
- a CDS encoding DinB family protein, translated to MAINQGLLAEFDHEALGTRTTLERVPEDKFGWKPHPKSPTMGWLASHVANLPSWTAMTLEQDSVDIAPAGPERPRSPEAKSRAELLESFDQNVAKAREVLARTADEAMMKPWSLLKGGETIFTQPRIAVLRGFVFNHLIHHRAQLTVYLRLNDIPVPALYGPSADEGQM